The following are encoded in a window of Gossypium raimondii isolate GPD5lz chromosome 13, ASM2569854v1, whole genome shotgun sequence genomic DNA:
- the LOC105782388 gene encoding uncharacterized protein LOC105782388 encodes MSKVALTESLPINGTVFDSSLVFALQTMVVETAIVATKSFAWSLMMMGTLPNGIDVFIKEPEAYAGFPLAQLIAMTKPGPENKDASDTDDDDDDEDEAVDDEDGGEEEDGSGEEDEEEGDPEDEPEANGDGGTGDEDDDDDDDDDDDEGEEEEEEEEDEEEEELQPPAKKRK; translated from the exons ATGTCAAAGGTGGCGCTAACGGAAAGTCTACCCATAAACGGTACCGTTTTCGACAGTTCCCTGGTCTTCGCTTTGCAAACTATGGTTGTCGAGACCGCCATTGTTGCCACAAAGTCTTTCGCTTGGTCGCTCATGATG ATGGGAACTCTGCCTAATGGAATTGATGTCTTCATCAAAGAGCCTGAGGCATATGCAGG GTTTCCACTTGCTCAACTTATTGCGATGACTAAACCTGGTCCTGAGAACAAGGATGCCAGCGACACTGATGATGACGACGACGATGAAGATGAAGCAGTGGATGATGAAGATGGAGGTGAGGAGGAAGATGGATCTGGcgaagaagatgaagaggaaGGTGATCCAGAGGATGAACCCGAGGCCAATGGAGATGGTGGCACTGGAGACGAGGATGACGATGATGACGACGATGACGACGATGATGAGGgtgaggaagaggaagaagaggaagaagatgaggaggaagaagaaCTTCAGCCACCAGCTAAAAAGCGGAAATGA
- the LOC105783229 gene encoding homeobox protein knotted-1-like 3 isoform X1 translates to MAFHHNNHLSDHHQDLPLHHLTEHHHQQASQLSETNGPNWLNTALLRSQQPQPAQPHSSQFSEPNFLNLHTTRAASDSTTGSQAPNQWLSRTSSSLLHRNHSDVIDDVGAAAEAARGGGGESMVAMESGGSGNNNGIMNNNKSEGVVVESGGGGGDGVVNWQNARYKADILAHPLCEQLLSAHVACLRVATPVDQLPRIDAQLAQSQHVVAKYSSLSGGSQGVVADDKELDQFLTHYVLLLCSFKEQLQQHVRVHAMEAVMACWEIEQSLQSLTGVSPGEGTGATMSDDDDDQVDSDANLFDGSLEGPDSMGFGPLILTDSEKSLMERVRHELKHELKQGYKEKIVDIREEILRKRRAGKLPGDTTSVLKAWWQSHSKWPYPTEEDKARLVQETGLQLKQINNWFINQRKRNWNSNPSTSTVSKSKRKRSNAGENNGDRFM, encoded by the exons ATGGCGTTTCACCATAATAATCACCTTTCTGATCATCATCAGGACCTTCCTCTCCATCACCTTACCGAGCACCACCACCAGCAGGCGAGTCAACTGTCGGAAACCAACGGTCCAAATTGGTTGAACACCGCCCTCCTCCGTTCACAGCAGCCTCAACCGGCGCAACCACACTCTTCCCAGTTCTCCGAGCCTAACTTTCTTAACCTTCATACTACGAGAGCTGCTTCTGATTCCACCACGGGTTCCCAAGCTCCGAACCAGTGGCTCTCCCGTACGTCGTCTTCCCTTCTTCATCGCAACCACAGCGACGTCATAGACGACGTAGGTGCCGCCGCGGAAGCTGCGAGAGGAGGCGGAGGGGAATCCATGGTCGCCATGGAATCGGGCGGCAGCGGCAACAACAACGGTATTATGAACAACAACAAGAGCGAAGGTGTTGTGGTGGAAAGCGGAGGGGGCGGTGGGGATGGGGTCGTGAATTGGCAGAATGCAAGATACAAGGCGGACATACTAGCTCACCCTTTGTGCGAGCAACTCTTGTCTGCACACGTGGCGTGCCTTAGGGTCGCTACGCCTGTGGATCAGCTCCCGAGGATCGACGCTCAGCTGGCTCAGTCACAGCATGTGGTGGCTAAGTACTCCTCCCTCAGTGGTGGGTCCCAGGGCGTGGTTGCCGACGACAAAGAGCTCGATCAGTTCTTG ACACATTATGTTCTGTTGCTATGTTCTTTCAAAGAACAATTGCAACAACATGTTCGAGTTCACGCAATGGAAGCAGTTATGGCTTGCTGGGAAATTGAACAATCATTACAAAGCTTAACAG GTGTTTCTCCGGGTGAAGGCACGGGTGCAACAATGTCTGATGATGACGATGACCAAGTAGACAGTGATGCCAACTTGTTTGATGGAAGTTTAGAAGGTCCAGATTCAATGGGATTCGGCCCTCTGATCTTAACAGATAGTGAAAAATCTTTGATGGAGCGTGTGAGACATGAACTCAAACATGAACTCAAACAG GGTTACAAGGAGAAGATTGTTGACATAAGAGAAGAAATTTTGCGGAAAAGAAGGGCTGGAAAGCTACCAGGTGACACAACATCGGTGTTAAAAGCATGGTGGCAATCACATTCCAAGTGGCCATACCCTACT GAGGAAGATAAGGCGAGATTGGTTCAAGAAACAGGTTTACAATTGAAGCAGATAAACAATTGGTTCATTAATCAGAGGAAAAGGAACTGGAACAGCAATCCGTCGACATCCACCGTCTCGAAAAGCAAACGTaaaag AAGTAATGCAGGTGAAAACAATGGTGATCGGTTCATGTAA
- the LOC105783229 gene encoding homeobox protein knotted-1-like 3 isoform X3, with protein sequence MAFHHNNHLSDHHQDLPLHHLTEHHHQQASQLSETNGPNWLNTALLRSQQPQPAQPHSSQFSEPNFLNLHTTRAASDSTTGSQAPNQWLSRTSSSLLHRNHSDVIDDVGAAAEAARGGGGESMVAMESGGSGNNNGIMNNNKSEGVVVESGGGGGDGVVNWQNARYKADILAHPLCEQLLSAHVACLRVATPVDQLPRIDAQLAQSQHVVAKYSSLSGGSQGVVADDKELDQFLTHYVLLLCSFKEQLQQHVRVHAMEAVMACWEIEQSLQSLTGVSPGEGTGATMSDDDDDQVDSDANLFDGSLEGPDSMGFGPLILTDSEKSLMERVRHELKHELKQGYKEKIVDIREEILRKRRAGKLPGDTTSVLKAWWQSHSKWPYPTEEDKARLVQETGLQLKQINNWFINQRKRNWNSNPSTSTVSKSKRKR encoded by the exons ATGGCGTTTCACCATAATAATCACCTTTCTGATCATCATCAGGACCTTCCTCTCCATCACCTTACCGAGCACCACCACCAGCAGGCGAGTCAACTGTCGGAAACCAACGGTCCAAATTGGTTGAACACCGCCCTCCTCCGTTCACAGCAGCCTCAACCGGCGCAACCACACTCTTCCCAGTTCTCCGAGCCTAACTTTCTTAACCTTCATACTACGAGAGCTGCTTCTGATTCCACCACGGGTTCCCAAGCTCCGAACCAGTGGCTCTCCCGTACGTCGTCTTCCCTTCTTCATCGCAACCACAGCGACGTCATAGACGACGTAGGTGCCGCCGCGGAAGCTGCGAGAGGAGGCGGAGGGGAATCCATGGTCGCCATGGAATCGGGCGGCAGCGGCAACAACAACGGTATTATGAACAACAACAAGAGCGAAGGTGTTGTGGTGGAAAGCGGAGGGGGCGGTGGGGATGGGGTCGTGAATTGGCAGAATGCAAGATACAAGGCGGACATACTAGCTCACCCTTTGTGCGAGCAACTCTTGTCTGCACACGTGGCGTGCCTTAGGGTCGCTACGCCTGTGGATCAGCTCCCGAGGATCGACGCTCAGCTGGCTCAGTCACAGCATGTGGTGGCTAAGTACTCCTCCCTCAGTGGTGGGTCCCAGGGCGTGGTTGCCGACGACAAAGAGCTCGATCAGTTCTTG ACACATTATGTTCTGTTGCTATGTTCTTTCAAAGAACAATTGCAACAACATGTTCGAGTTCACGCAATGGAAGCAGTTATGGCTTGCTGGGAAATTGAACAATCATTACAAAGCTTAACAG GTGTTTCTCCGGGTGAAGGCACGGGTGCAACAATGTCTGATGATGACGATGACCAAGTAGACAGTGATGCCAACTTGTTTGATGGAAGTTTAGAAGGTCCAGATTCAATGGGATTCGGCCCTCTGATCTTAACAGATAGTGAAAAATCTTTGATGGAGCGTGTGAGACATGAACTCAAACATGAACTCAAACAG GGTTACAAGGAGAAGATTGTTGACATAAGAGAAGAAATTTTGCGGAAAAGAAGGGCTGGAAAGCTACCAGGTGACACAACATCGGTGTTAAAAGCATGGTGGCAATCACATTCCAAGTGGCCATACCCTACT GAGGAAGATAAGGCGAGATTGGTTCAAGAAACAGGTTTACAATTGAAGCAGATAAACAATTGGTTCATTAATCAGAGGAAAAGGAACTGGAACAGCAATCCGTCGACATCCACCGTCTCGAAAAGCAAACGTaaaag GTGA
- the LOC105782387 gene encoding calcium uptake protein, mitochondrial isoform X1, translating to MPTLTSLKRSSPSMLHLSLIQQRLLTCQFSSLPLTDASNIDPNNKRDSFSRTFVKWVSGLAVGSSLGAVYWWYSTSVSDWGSAFFKKPFLSFSEWSMESDESTTDGSKTVFHKLALPDYSSKFIFGEVYRRKVFFNYEKRLRLRSPPEKVFEYFASFQTPEGELFMRPADLMRAVVPVFPPSESHLVRDGYLTGERSPGELRCDPSEFFMLFDMNSDGLISFKEYIFFVTLLSIPESSFSVVFKMFDADNNGEIDKEEFKKVMSLMRANNRQGAVQRDGLRFGLKVSGSVEDGGLVEYFFGKDGKARLQHDKFVQFMRKLQDEILRLEFDHYDYKGRGSISAKDFALSMVAAADMSHLDRLLERVDALNDKPQLREVRISLDEFKHFAELRRKLQPFSLALFSYGKVNGLLTKDDFKRAASHVCGVSLTDNIVEIVFHVFDSNKDGHLSSDEFVRVLRKRERDIAQPVESGIMGLKSCCWNCSNNSSIGQVIS from the exons ATGCCTACCTTAACCTCTCTGAAACGATCCTCGCCGTCGATGCTCCATCTCTCCCTTATCCAACAACGACTCCTAACCTGCCAGTTCTCGTCCCTGCCTCTTACCGACGCTTCAAACATCGACCCCAACAATAAAAGGGATTCCTTTTCCCGCACTTTCGTAAAATGGGTCTCCGGACTAGCTGTTGGTTCGAGCTTAGGTGCAGTCTATTGGTGGTACTCAACTTCAGTTTCGGATTGGGGTTCTGCTTTtttcaagaaaccctttttgtCTTTCTCCGAATGGTCAATGGAAAGTGATGAATCTACCACCGATGGTTCGAAAACCGTGTTTCATAAACTAGCCCTCCCTGACTATAGCTCTAAGTTCATCTTTGGAG AGGTGTATAGAAGGAAAGTTTTCTTTAACTATGAAAAGCGATTAAGATTGCGGAGTCCACCGGAAAAG gtttttgagtattttgccTCTTTTCAAACCCCGGAAGGAGAACTGTTCATGAGACCAGCTGATCTAATGCGAGCTGTGGTTCCTGTTTTTCCTCCATCTGAATCCCACCTTGTTAGAGATGGTTATTTGACAGGGGAAAGGAGTCCGGGCGAGTTACGCTGCGATCCTTCCGAATTTTTCATGCTTTTTGATATGAACAGTGATGGATTAATATCTTTCAAAGA GTATATCTTTTTTGTAACATTACTCAGTATTCCCGAGTCGAGCTTCTCCGTAGTATTCAAAATGTTCGATGCAGACAACAATGG TGAGATTGATAAGGAGGAATTTAAGAAAGTGATGTCTCTGATGCGAGCTAATAACAGACAAGGGGCAGTCCAAAGGGATGGACTTCGCTTTGGGTTAAAAGTTAGTGGTTCTGTGGAGGACGGAGGTCTGGTGGAGTACTTCTTCGGAAAAGATGGAAAGGCACGTCTCCAACATGATAAATTTGTTCAATTCATGCGAAAGTTGCAGGATGAG ataCTAAGATTAGAGTTTGATCATTATGACTACAAAGGCAGAGGAAGCATATCTGCCAAGGATTTTGCATTATCCATGGTTGCTGCTGCTGATATGAGTCATTTAGATAGGCTGCTAGAGCGGGTTGATGCATTAAATGACAAGCCACAACTTAGGGAGGTCCGAATCAGCTTGGATGAATTCAAACATTTTGCCGAGCTGCGTAGAAAATTGCAGCCGTTTTCTTTAGCACTTTTTAGCTATGGGAAAGTTAACGGTCTACTGACAAAGGACGACTTCAAACGGGCAGCATCTCAT GTTTGTGGCGTATCACTTACTGACAATATTGTCGAGATCGTTTTCCATGTGTTTGACTCCAATAAAGATGGACATTTAAGCTCGGATGAGTTTGTTAGAGTTCTACGCAAGCGAGAAAGGGATATTGCTCAACCTGTAGAGTCAGGAATCATGGGACTTAAATCTTGCTGCTGGAACTGCTCGAATAATAGCTCCATTGGGCAGGTGATATCATAA
- the LOC105782385 gene encoding protein PHOX1, translated as MLTFLPDSQILTEREQICLKEKLYINSQYSFLLFTPFEISAKFLEINNNNIIIIIVRLFLFVNPIMGKPTGKKKMQEAALKVVEANRQNKAATAADRTSKAVDEDTAIFINMSQELKEEGNRLFQKRDHEGAMLKYEKALNLLPRNHIDVAYLRSNMAACYMQMGLGEYPRAIAECNLALEVSPRYSKALLKRARCYEALNRLDLAYRDVYNVLTVEPNNLSALELLDSVKKAMDEKGVTVNENDLGLFDNEPSGGAARLRKVVKERKKKNKGKNVEKNEKADITVAEEKKTEDKVIVEVEKVNVDKVNDKEVVKTIEEEKKPLNEEKVITKPVKLVLGEDIRWAQMPVNCNIKFLRDVAKDRFPGLKGVLVKYRDPEGDLVTITTTDELRLAESSTGVAGGSLRFYIAEINPDREPAYEGMNKEEVIKSEGKLSNGVDNNDNAGCGVGAIKGTCVEDWIVQFARLFKNYVGFDSDSYLDLHELGMKLYSEAMEETVTSEDAQELFEIAADKFQEMAALALFNWGNVHMSRARKHVYTDDGSKESKFAQIKSGYEWAQKEYGLAAKRYEEALNIKPDFHEALLALGQQQFEQAKLCWYHAAGSKLDLAAGPSQEVLQLYNKAEDSMEKGMQLWEEMKEKRLNGLSKFDKYKAHLQKMGLDGLFQDVSSQEAAEQAASMCSQIYLLWGTLLYERSVVEYKLELPTWEECLEVSIEKFELAGASPTDIAVMIKNHCSNVTASEGVGFKIDEIVQAWNEMYDVKRWQIGVPSFRLEPLFRRRAPKLQSALEQV; from the exons ATGTTGACCTTTCTTCCCGACAGCCAAATCCTGACAGAAAGAGAACAAAtttgtttaaaagaaaaattatatataaattcccAATATTCCTTTCTCTTATTTACGCCTTTTGAGATTAGCGCTAAGTTccttgaaattaataataataatattattattatcattgttagattgtttttgtttgttaatCCGATAATGGGGAAGCCGACAGGGAAGAAGAAGATGCAAGAAGCGGCCTTGAAAGTCGTGGAAGCCAACAGGCAGAACAAAGCCGCCACCGCCGCCGATCGGACGTCGAAAGCCGTCGATGAAGACACGGCCATCTTCATCAACATGTCCCAAGAGCTCAAAGAGGAAGGTAACCGTCTCTTCCAGAAACGTGACCACGAGGGTGCGATGTTAAAGTACGAAAAAGCCCTTAACCTCCTCCCTAGGAACCATATTGATGTCGCCTATTTACGCAGCAACATGGCTGCTTGTTACATGCAAATGGGTCTCGGCGAGTACCCACGCGCCATTGCCGAATGTAATTTGGCTCTGGAGGTTTCTCCTAGGTATAGCAAAGCTTTGTTGAAAAGAGCTAGGTGTTATGAGGCTTTGAATAGATTGGATTTAGCTTATAGGgatgtttataatgttttaactGTTGAACCCAATAATTTATCTGCTTTGGAGCTTTTGGATAGTGTTAAAAAGGCTATGGATGAGAAGGGTGTTACTGTTAATGAAAATGATCTTGGTTTGTTCGATAATGAGCCCTCCGGCGGGGCTGCCCGGTTGCGAAAAGTTGTGaaagagaggaagaagaaaaacaaaggaaaaaatgttGAGAAGAACGAAAAGGCTGATATTACGGTTGCAGAAGAGAAAAAGACAGAGGATAAGGTGATTGTGGAGGTGGAGAAGGTTAACGTTGACAAAGTTAATGATAAAGAGGTTGTGAAAACAAttgaggaagagaagaagcctCTTAACGAAGAAAAAGTGATTACCAAGCCTGTGAAATTGGTGCTTGGAGAGGATATTAGGTGGGCACAAATGCCTGTGAATTGTAATATTAAGTTTTTGAGGGATGTTGCTAAAGATAGGTTCCCCGGATTGAAGGGTGTCCTTGTGAAATACAGGGATCCAGAGGGTGATTTGGTTACAATCACCACCACTGATGAACTTAGGTTGGCCGAATCATCTACTGGTGTTGCCGGTGGATCACTTAGGTTCTATATTGCTGAAATTAATCCTGACAGGGAACCGGCTTATGAAGGAATGAATAAAGAGGAGGTGATCAAGAGTGAGGGGAAATTGAGTAACGGtgttgataataatgataatgcAGGCTGTGGTGTAGGAGCTATTAAGGGAACATGTGTGGAGGATTGGATTGTCCAGTTTGCGCGGTTGTTCAAGAACTATGTCGGATTTGATTCTGATTCATACTTGGATCTTCATGAACTCGGGATGAAACTGTATTCGGAAGCAATGGAGGAGACTGTGACAAGTGAAGATGCACAGGAACTTTTCGAAATTGCTGCGGATAAGTTCCAAGAGATGGCAGCTCTGGCATTGTTCAATTGGGGAAATGTTCATATGTCAAGGGCAAGGAAGCATGTCTATACAGATGATGGTTCAAAGGAATCCAAATTCGCTCAGATTAAGAGTGGATATGAGTGGGCGCAGAAAGAATATGGATTGGCAGCAAAGCGGTATGAGGAAGCATTAAATATTAAACCAGATTTTCATGAAGCTCTTCTTGCATTGGGGCAACAGCAGTTTGAGCAAGCGAAACTTTGTTGGTACCATGCAGCTGGGAGCAAGTTGGATTTAGCGGCCGGGCCTTCCCAGGAGGTCCTACAACTTTATAACAAGGCAGAGGACAGCATGGAAAAGGGTATGCAACTGTGGGAGGAAATGAAGGAGAAACGACTGAACGGGCTCTCCAAATTCGACAAGTATAAGGCCCATCTGCAGAAAATGGGTTTAGACGGGCTGTTTCAAGATGTCTCTTCCCAAGAAGCTGCTGAGCAAGCTGCGAGTATGTGTTCGCAAATATACCTTTTGTGGGGAACTTTGCTTTACGAGCGCTCTGTTGTGGAATACAAGCTTGAGCTGCCAACTTGGGAAGAATGTTTGGAAGTTTCGATTGAGAAATTCGAACTTGCTGGAGCTTCTCCTACAGATATAGCTGTTATGATAAAGAACCACTGCTCCAATGTGACTGCATCGGAAG GTGTAGGATTCAAGATTGATGAGATTGTACAGGCATGGAATGAAATGTATGATGTGAAAAGGTGGCAGATTGGTGTTCCATCATTCAGGCTGGAACCATTGTTCCGTCGCCGGGCTCCAAAGCTTCAATCTGCCTTGGAGCAAGTCTGA
- the LOC105782387 gene encoding calcium uptake protein, mitochondrial isoform X2 gives MPTLTSLKRSSPSMLHLSLIQQRLLTCQFSSLPLTDASNIDPNNKRDSFSRTFVKWVSGLAVGSSLGAVYWWYSTSVSDWGSAFFKKPFLSFSEWSMESDESTTDGSKTVFHKLALPDYSSKFIFGEVYRRKVFFNYEKRLRLRSPPEKVFEYFASFQTPEGELFMRPADLMRAVVPVFPPSESHLVRDGYLTGERSPGELRCDPSEFFMLFDMNSDGLISFKEYIFFVTLLSIPESSFSVVFKMFDADNNGQGAVQRDGLRFGLKVSGSVEDGGLVEYFFGKDGKARLQHDKFVQFMRKLQDEILRLEFDHYDYKGRGSISAKDFALSMVAAADMSHLDRLLERVDALNDKPQLREVRISLDEFKHFAELRRKLQPFSLALFSYGKVNGLLTKDDFKRAASHVCGVSLTDNIVEIVFHVFDSNKDGHLSSDEFVRVLRKRERDIAQPVESGIMGLKSCCWNCSNNSSIGQVIS, from the exons ATGCCTACCTTAACCTCTCTGAAACGATCCTCGCCGTCGATGCTCCATCTCTCCCTTATCCAACAACGACTCCTAACCTGCCAGTTCTCGTCCCTGCCTCTTACCGACGCTTCAAACATCGACCCCAACAATAAAAGGGATTCCTTTTCCCGCACTTTCGTAAAATGGGTCTCCGGACTAGCTGTTGGTTCGAGCTTAGGTGCAGTCTATTGGTGGTACTCAACTTCAGTTTCGGATTGGGGTTCTGCTTTtttcaagaaaccctttttgtCTTTCTCCGAATGGTCAATGGAAAGTGATGAATCTACCACCGATGGTTCGAAAACCGTGTTTCATAAACTAGCCCTCCCTGACTATAGCTCTAAGTTCATCTTTGGAG AGGTGTATAGAAGGAAAGTTTTCTTTAACTATGAAAAGCGATTAAGATTGCGGAGTCCACCGGAAAAG gtttttgagtattttgccTCTTTTCAAACCCCGGAAGGAGAACTGTTCATGAGACCAGCTGATCTAATGCGAGCTGTGGTTCCTGTTTTTCCTCCATCTGAATCCCACCTTGTTAGAGATGGTTATTTGACAGGGGAAAGGAGTCCGGGCGAGTTACGCTGCGATCCTTCCGAATTTTTCATGCTTTTTGATATGAACAGTGATGGATTAATATCTTTCAAAGA GTATATCTTTTTTGTAACATTACTCAGTATTCCCGAGTCGAGCTTCTCCGTAGTATTCAAAATGTTCGATGCAGACAACAATGG ACAAGGGGCAGTCCAAAGGGATGGACTTCGCTTTGGGTTAAAAGTTAGTGGTTCTGTGGAGGACGGAGGTCTGGTGGAGTACTTCTTCGGAAAAGATGGAAAGGCACGTCTCCAACATGATAAATTTGTTCAATTCATGCGAAAGTTGCAGGATGAG ataCTAAGATTAGAGTTTGATCATTATGACTACAAAGGCAGAGGAAGCATATCTGCCAAGGATTTTGCATTATCCATGGTTGCTGCTGCTGATATGAGTCATTTAGATAGGCTGCTAGAGCGGGTTGATGCATTAAATGACAAGCCACAACTTAGGGAGGTCCGAATCAGCTTGGATGAATTCAAACATTTTGCCGAGCTGCGTAGAAAATTGCAGCCGTTTTCTTTAGCACTTTTTAGCTATGGGAAAGTTAACGGTCTACTGACAAAGGACGACTTCAAACGGGCAGCATCTCAT GTTTGTGGCGTATCACTTACTGACAATATTGTCGAGATCGTTTTCCATGTGTTTGACTCCAATAAAGATGGACATTTAAGCTCGGATGAGTTTGTTAGAGTTCTACGCAAGCGAGAAAGGGATATTGCTCAACCTGTAGAGTCAGGAATCATGGGACTTAAATCTTGCTGCTGGAACTGCTCGAATAATAGCTCCATTGGGCAGGTGATATCATAA
- the LOC105783229 gene encoding homeobox protein knotted-1-like 4 isoform X2 — MAFHHNNHLSDHHQDLPLHHLTEHHHQQASQLSETNGPNWLNTALLRSQQPQPAQPHSSQFSEPNFLNLHTTRAASDSTTGSQAPNQWLSRTSSSLLHRNHSDVIDDVGAAAEAARGGGGESMVAMESGGSGNNNGIMNNNKSEGVVVESGGGGGDGVVNWQNARYKADILAHPLCEQLLSAHVACLRVATPVDQLPRIDAQLAQSQHVVAKYSSLSGGSQGVVADDKELDQFLTHYVLLLCSFKEQLQQHVRVHAMEAVMACWEIEQSLQSLTGVSPGEGTGATMSDDDDDQVDSDANLFDGSLEGPDSMGFGPLILTDSEKSLMERVRHELKHELKQGYKEKIVDIREEILRKRRAGKLPGDTTSVLKAWWQSHSKWPYPTEEDKARLVQETGLQLKQINNWFINQRKRNWNSNPSTSTVSKSKRKSNAGENNGDRFM; from the exons ATGGCGTTTCACCATAATAATCACCTTTCTGATCATCATCAGGACCTTCCTCTCCATCACCTTACCGAGCACCACCACCAGCAGGCGAGTCAACTGTCGGAAACCAACGGTCCAAATTGGTTGAACACCGCCCTCCTCCGTTCACAGCAGCCTCAACCGGCGCAACCACACTCTTCCCAGTTCTCCGAGCCTAACTTTCTTAACCTTCATACTACGAGAGCTGCTTCTGATTCCACCACGGGTTCCCAAGCTCCGAACCAGTGGCTCTCCCGTACGTCGTCTTCCCTTCTTCATCGCAACCACAGCGACGTCATAGACGACGTAGGTGCCGCCGCGGAAGCTGCGAGAGGAGGCGGAGGGGAATCCATGGTCGCCATGGAATCGGGCGGCAGCGGCAACAACAACGGTATTATGAACAACAACAAGAGCGAAGGTGTTGTGGTGGAAAGCGGAGGGGGCGGTGGGGATGGGGTCGTGAATTGGCAGAATGCAAGATACAAGGCGGACATACTAGCTCACCCTTTGTGCGAGCAACTCTTGTCTGCACACGTGGCGTGCCTTAGGGTCGCTACGCCTGTGGATCAGCTCCCGAGGATCGACGCTCAGCTGGCTCAGTCACAGCATGTGGTGGCTAAGTACTCCTCCCTCAGTGGTGGGTCCCAGGGCGTGGTTGCCGACGACAAAGAGCTCGATCAGTTCTTG ACACATTATGTTCTGTTGCTATGTTCTTTCAAAGAACAATTGCAACAACATGTTCGAGTTCACGCAATGGAAGCAGTTATGGCTTGCTGGGAAATTGAACAATCATTACAAAGCTTAACAG GTGTTTCTCCGGGTGAAGGCACGGGTGCAACAATGTCTGATGATGACGATGACCAAGTAGACAGTGATGCCAACTTGTTTGATGGAAGTTTAGAAGGTCCAGATTCAATGGGATTCGGCCCTCTGATCTTAACAGATAGTGAAAAATCTTTGATGGAGCGTGTGAGACATGAACTCAAACATGAACTCAAACAG GGTTACAAGGAGAAGATTGTTGACATAAGAGAAGAAATTTTGCGGAAAAGAAGGGCTGGAAAGCTACCAGGTGACACAACATCGGTGTTAAAAGCATGGTGGCAATCACATTCCAAGTGGCCATACCCTACT GAGGAAGATAAGGCGAGATTGGTTCAAGAAACAGGTTTACAATTGAAGCAGATAAACAATTGGTTCATTAATCAGAGGAAAAGGAACTGGAACAGCAATCCGTCGACATCCACCGTCTCGAAAAGCAAACGTaaaag TAATGCAGGTGAAAACAATGGTGATCGGTTCATGTAA